From Salvelinus fontinalis isolate EN_2023a unplaced genomic scaffold, ASM2944872v1 scaffold_0919, whole genome shotgun sequence, one genomic window encodes:
- the LOC129847665 gene encoding voltage-dependent P/Q-type calcium channel subunit alpha-1A-like has protein sequence MKRSASSLGHSRSGRGQRERGGADDYAMEYVIPEEGGAPRHSHRRRDRSHRASERSLCRYTDADAGLGTDLSTTTQSGDLPPKEKDRDRDRDRGRQKDRKHHHHHHHHHSGSVDKERYTPDRADRGGEHGGHRQPRGDRDHDRDREHDRRWSRSPSEGRECMTHRQGSSSVSESPAPSTSGTSTPRRGRRQLPQTPATPRPHVTYSPVVRKAMATPPGAQPLGRNPAPHRFSPEPPQGPPPPHHGSPNQACHPPPRWGDGGGGGGGESGSLEGDGCFYNQDYQDYDREHHKPPPYEQSPTQGNPHKPHPLNHPTLPVLNHPPTPQQQHPINPHPNNPHPNSPHSRTSPRTSRHAPPPNTTPTPQGQQPPPTRRLPNGYRASSPSSQHHHGPTHPGPHKVPPPQLRGPRTKGLHEPYNNTDDNRC, from the exons ATGAAGCGCTCGGCCTCCTCCCTTGGTCACAGTCGAtctgggaggggccagagggAAAGGGGAGGGGCCGATGATTATGCAATGGAGTATGTGATCCCTGAGGAGGGCGGAGCTCCGAGGCACAGCCACCGACGCCGCGACCGAAGCCACCGGGCCTCCGAGCGGTCACTGTGTCGATATACAGACGCAGATGCAG GACTGGGCACAGACTTGAGCACCACCACTCAGTCAGGTGACCTGCCACCCAAGGAGAAGGACCGTGACCGTGACAGAGACCGCGGTCGGCAGAAAGACCgcaaacaccaccaccatcaccaccaccatcacagcGGCTCTGTGGACAAGGAGCGCTACACACCAGACCGCGCCGACCGGGGGGGAGAGCACGGTGGTCACAGACAGCCCCGAGGAGACAGAGACCACGACCGGGATAGGGAGCACGATCGTCGCTGGTCACGGTCACCCAGCGAGGGCAGAGAGTGCATGACACACAGACAG GGCAGTAGTTCGGTGAGCGAAAGTCCCGCTCCTTCTACCTCGGGGACCAGTACCCCGAGACGAGGCCGTCGGCAACTCCCTCAGACCCCGGCAACGCCCCGCCCACACGTCACCTACTCTCCTGTCGTCCGTAAAGCCATGGCCACACCTCCCGGAGCCCAGCCCCTGGGGCGCAATCCCGCCCCTCACCGCTTTTCCCCTGAGCCCCCCCAGGGACCTCCCCCGCCCCACCATGGCTCACCCAACCAAGCCTGCCACCCTCCTCCCCGCTGGGGGgacgggggaggaggaggaggaggagagagtgggtCGCTGGAGGGCGACGGCTGCTTCTACAACCAGGACTACCAGGATTACGACCGTGAGCACCACAAACCGCCTCCCTACGAGCAGAGCCCCACACAGGGCAACCCTCACAAGCCTCACCCCCTCAACCACCCTACTCTCCCCGTGCTAAACCATCCCCCAACCCCACAGCAGCAGCACCCTATCAACCCGCACCCAAACAACCCCCACCCCAACAGCCCCCACTCCCGCACCTCGCCCAGGACTTCCCGCCACGCGCCCCCACCCaacaccacccccaccccccaaggGCAGCAGCCTCCCCCCACTCGACGTCTCCCCAACGGGTACcgcgcctcttccccctcctcgCAACACCACCACGGCCCCACCCACCCCGGGCCCCATAAGGTCCCCCCTCCCCAGCTTAGAGGGCCCCGCACGAAAGGCCTGCACGAACCCTACAACAACACGGATGACAACAGGTGCTAG